Proteins from a genomic interval of Deltaproteobacteria bacterium:
- a CDS encoding inositol monophosphatase has product MRDYCLAAIEMAREAGQLQMDRLPKEKVITYKEQNKFNIVTQVDKECEKLICDYIKGKFPGHDILAEEGGGHNTKSDWLWIIDPIDGTVNYAHGYPLFSVSIGLMHKGKMVVGVVYEPNLDEMFVGECGGGAVCNDKPIRVSKNKLLEGSMIATGFAYNVNETRMNNIDHFNDFILKCHAVRRDGVASTDMCYVACGRFDGFWELFLKPWDIAGASVIIEEAGGTLTMYDGKPLNIFGDEIVASNGLIHNEMLKVLKCVSV; this is encoded by the coding sequence ATGAGAGATTATTGCTTGGCGGCCATTGAAATGGCAAGGGAAGCGGGTCAGTTACAGATGGACCGCTTGCCCAAAGAAAAGGTAATCACCTATAAAGAGCAGAATAAATTCAACATTGTGACCCAAGTCGACAAAGAATGTGAAAAGTTGATCTGCGATTATATTAAAGGAAAATTTCCCGGACACGATATTTTGGCGGAGGAGGGCGGCGGCCACAACACAAAGTCCGATTGGCTTTGGATCATCGACCCTATCGATGGAACAGTTAATTATGCCCACGGTTATCCCCTTTTTTCCGTTTCGATCGGGCTGATGCATAAGGGAAAAATGGTGGTGGGTGTGGTCTATGAACCGAATCTTGATGAAATGTTTGTGGGAGAGTGCGGGGGTGGTGCCGTTTGCAATGACAAACCGATCCGGGTTTCCAAAAATAAATTGCTTGAAGGATCCATGATCGCCACGGGTTTTGCCTACAATGTTAACGAGACACGGATGAATAATATCGATCACTTCAACGATTTTATTTTGAAATGTCATGCGGTGCGTCGCGATGGAGTAGCCTCAACAGATATGTGTTATGTGGCTTGCGGGCGTTTTGATGGGTTTTGGGAATTATTTTTGAAACCGTGGGATATTGCTGGGGCGAGTGTGATTATAGAAGAAGCCGGTGGAACGCTTACAATGTACGATGGCAAACCGCTCAACATTTTCGGCGACGAAATTGTTGCAAGCAATGGCTTGATCCACAACGAAATGCTTAAAGTGCTTAAGTGCGTTAGTGTCTAA